One part of the Hyphomicrobiales bacterium genome encodes these proteins:
- a CDS encoding ABC transporter substrate-binding protein, giving the protein MSLKTPTLISRSVTRRTVLKTSGGLVAASAMPLSAFGQGSMTRSHGLSSFGQLALPVDYTHFPHVNVDAPKGGTLSFQPGTRLMNQNFNTFNTLNGFVNRGDGALRIELTFDGLMTVTGDEVDSYYGVLAEWVEFTDDGLIYDFKIRPEARFHDGSRVMASDIAWSMQTLAEQGHETLKPALAPIESAQALEEDLLRVTFAEGRPRTAHLAILGLPTFSQRFWDGKDFEASTLEPILGSGPYRVGDFEVGRYIEYDRVDDYWAADMPFTRGTNNFGTIRINFFRDRDVAFEAFKAGEMNVRRESVSRLWATAYDFPRVESGEVIQSTIENEQPGGAQGAYFNTRREKFSDRRLRQAIGLLFDFEWTNERIFFGLYKRTQSMFQNAPYMAEGLPSEAELAILEPFRADLLPETFEEPYIPPTSDGSGSDRQLLGEANRLMREAGWSLDGGRRVNADGEQLAVEFLLASQAFERIYSPMVQNMQRLGIDASLRIVDPTQYQSRINSFDFDVVGLNLAPNLTPGSSMRAIYGSWSANQPGAWNVAGIAVPAIDALIEMAEAAETLDELYTIMSAMDRVLRPFHFWIPQWHSGAHWIAHESRIQRPATVPRFTLPIETHWWMES; this is encoded by the coding sequence ATGAGCCTTAAAACGCCCACTCTCATTTCGCGCTCGGTGACGCGCCGAACCGTGCTGAAGACGTCCGGCGGCTTGGTGGCAGCAAGCGCGATGCCTCTATCGGCCTTCGGGCAAGGCTCGATGACACGCAGCCACGGCCTTTCCTCCTTTGGGCAGTTGGCGTTACCTGTCGATTACACACATTTTCCGCATGTGAATGTCGACGCACCCAAGGGTGGCACGCTGAGCTTTCAGCCCGGCACGCGGCTCATGAATCAGAATTTCAATACCTTCAACACGCTCAACGGCTTTGTGAACCGAGGCGATGGCGCGTTGCGCATCGAGCTGACGTTCGACGGCCTGATGACCGTGACAGGCGATGAAGTGGATTCCTACTATGGGGTGCTCGCCGAGTGGGTTGAGTTCACCGATGACGGCCTGATCTACGATTTCAAAATCAGGCCCGAGGCCCGCTTTCACGATGGCAGCCGCGTGATGGCGTCGGATATCGCTTGGTCAATGCAGACACTCGCCGAGCAAGGTCATGAAACCCTGAAACCGGCGCTTGCACCGATTGAAAGTGCACAGGCGCTGGAAGAGGATTTGCTGCGCGTCACCTTTGCCGAAGGACGTCCGCGTACCGCGCATCTGGCGATCTTGGGCCTACCCACGTTCTCGCAGCGATTCTGGGACGGCAAAGACTTCGAAGCCTCCACCCTTGAGCCCATCCTTGGCTCCGGTCCCTATCGCGTGGGAGATTTCGAGGTCGGGCGGTACATCGAATACGATCGCGTGGACGACTATTGGGCGGCTGACATGCCCTTTACCCGTGGCACCAACAACTTCGGCACCATCCGGATCAATTTTTTCCGCGACCGTGATGTGGCATTTGAAGCCTTCAAGGCCGGTGAGATGAATGTGCGGCGCGAGTCCGTGTCTCGCCTTTGGGCGACGGCGTATGATTTCCCACGCGTCGAAAGCGGCGAGGTTATTCAATCGACCATCGAAAATGAACAACCCGGCGGGGCGCAAGGGGCTTACTTCAACACCCGTCGCGAGAAGTTTTCTGACCGACGCTTGCGCCAAGCAATCGGGCTCCTATTCGATTTTGAGTGGACGAACGAACGGATTTTCTTCGGGCTCTACAAGCGCACGCAGTCCATGTTCCAGAATGCGCCTTATATGGCTGAAGGACTGCCCAGCGAAGCAGAGCTGGCCATCCTTGAACCCTTCCGCGCCGATCTGCTTCCTGAGACGTTTGAAGAGCCTTATATCCCGCCGACCTCTGACGGATCGGGTTCTGACCGGCAGTTGCTTGGCGAGGCCAACCGTCTGATGCGCGAGGCAGGTTGGAGCCTTGATGGCGGACGACGCGTCAATGCCGATGGCGAGCAGCTTGCCGTGGAGTTTCTGCTCGCTTCGCAGGCCTTTGAACGCATCTATTCGCCCATGGTTCAGAACATGCAGCGGCTTGGCATCGACGCTTCATTACGCATTGTCGACCCAACCCAGTATCAGTCCCGCATCAACAGTTTCGACTTCGACGTCGTCGGGCTCAACCTCGCACCCAATCTCACACCCGGCAGCAGCATGCGCGCCATCTATGGGTCTTGGTCAGCCAACCAACCAGGCGCCTGGAATGTTGCCGGCATCGCCGTGCCAGCCATTGATGCGCTGATCGAGATGGCCGAGGCCGCCGAAACACTCGACGAGCTCTACACAATCATGAGCGCAATGGACCGTGTCTTGCGGCCCTTCCACTTCTGGATTCCGCAATGGCATTCCGGCGCGCATTGGATCGCGCACGAGTCGCGCATTCAACGCCCAGCGACGGTGCCGCGCTTCACGCTGCCTATTGAAACCCATTGGTGGATGGAGAGCTAA
- a CDS encoding microcin C ABC transporter permease YejB: protein MLAYIVRRVLLMVPTILGIMALSFAVVQFAPGGPIERVIAQLQGTDVSATERFTGGSGDFSGQEQDFSGEDGSVYRGAQGLDPEFIAELERQFGFDKPPLERFALMIWNYARFDFGESYFRDVEVIDLIVEKLPVSISLGLWMTLLSYGISIPLGIAKAVKDGTRFDIWTSAVVIVGYAIPGFLFAILLIVLFAGGSFWDLFPLTGLTSENWDELSWWQKILDYFWHLTLPLIAMAVGAFATTTLLTKNSFLDEIRKQYVTTARAKGLDERTVLYGHVFRNAMLIIIAGFPGAFISAFFTGALLIETIFSLDGLGLLGFESIFGRDYPVVFGTLYIFSLMGLIVALLSDLVYMWVDPRIDFEARRT from the coding sequence ATGCTCGCCTATATCGTCCGCCGCGTGCTTTTGATGGTGCCCACGATTTTGGGCATCATGGCGCTGTCGTTCGCGGTGGTGCAGTTTGCCCCCGGAGGACCCATCGAGCGGGTGATCGCTCAGCTCCAGGGCACAGACGTCAGCGCGACCGAACGCTTCACCGGCGGCAGCGGCGACTTTTCCGGACAAGAGCAGGATTTCAGCGGCGAGGATGGCAGCGTCTATCGCGGCGCGCAGGGCCTCGATCCGGAGTTCATCGCCGAGCTTGAGCGCCAGTTTGGTTTCGACAAACCTCCACTGGAACGCTTCGCATTGATGATCTGGAACTATGCGCGGTTCGATTTCGGCGAGAGCTATTTCCGAGACGTCGAGGTGATCGATCTCATTGTCGAGAAGCTGCCGGTCTCGATCTCGCTCGGGCTTTGGATGACGCTGCTTTCCTACGGCATCTCTATTCCGCTGGGCATCGCCAAGGCGGTCAAAGACGGCACACGCTTTGATATTTGGACCAGCGCGGTGGTGATCGTCGGCTACGCGATACCCGGGTTCCTGTTCGCGATTCTGCTCATCGTTTTGTTCGCCGGCGGATCGTTTTGGGACCTTTTCCCGCTCACAGGCCTCACCTCAGAAAACTGGGATGAACTGTCCTGGTGGCAGAAAATCCTCGACTATTTCTGGCATCTTACCCTGCCCTTGATCGCCATGGCGGTCGGCGCCTTTGCCACAACGACGCTGCTCACCAAAAACTCGTTCCTGGATGAAATCCGCAAGCAATATGTGACGACAGCGCGCGCCAAGGGCCTGGATGAGCGCACCGTGCTTTACGGCCACGTTTTTCGCAACGCGATGCTGATCATCATTGCCGGTTTCCCGGGAGCTTTCATATCCGCCTTTTTCACCGGCGCGCTGCTGATCGAGACGATCTTCTCGCTCGATGGGCTCGGTCTGCTTGGCTTTGAGAGCATTTTTGGTCGAGACTACCCTGTGGTGTTCGGCACGCTCTATATCTTCTCGCTGATGGGGCTCATCGTCGCGCTGCTGTCTGACCTTGTCTATATGTGGGTTGATCCGCGCATCGACTTTGAGGCGCGGCGAACCTGA
- a CDS encoding ABC transporter permease, which yields MDARNPAIDVDVEPATSDAPVQMKRKGLSPLNVRRLNNFKANRRGWWSLWIFLALFLLTLFAELVANERPLIVSYKGELLFPVIVDYPEEKFGGFYAITRYYDPFIREEIEANGWMIHAPIRYDHTTRSYASQMPYPIAPTWMLEREEACSNLPDGPEDAYCGPGGWHWLGTDDQGRDVLARLIYGFRLSVLFGLTLTIISSVIGIAAGAVQGYFGGWTDLLFQRFIEIWTSIPSLYLLLIFSAFFVPGFWTLLFILLLFSWVALVGLVRAEFLRGRNLEYVRAARALGLSDVRIMFRHILPNAMVATVTFLPFILSGSITTLTALDFLGLGLQGDAPSLGELLAQGKENRNAPWLGLTGFMTISIMLSLLIFIGEAVRDAFDPRKVEG from the coding sequence ATGGACGCGCGCAACCCCGCCATTGACGTAGACGTAGAGCCTGCGACGAGCGATGCGCCGGTGCAGATGAAGCGCAAAGGCTTGTCGCCGCTCAATGTGCGCCGCCTTAACAATTTCAAAGCCAACCGGCGCGGCTGGTGGTCGCTTTGGATTTTCCTGGCGCTCTTTCTGCTCACCTTGTTTGCTGAACTGGTGGCCAATGAGCGGCCGCTGATCGTCTCCTACAAAGGCGAGCTGCTTTTTCCGGTGATTGTCGACTACCCGGAGGAAAAATTTGGCGGCTTCTACGCCATCACCCGCTATTACGACCCGTTCATCCGCGAAGAAATCGAGGCCAATGGTTGGATGATCCATGCGCCGATCCGCTACGATCACACCACCCGCTCCTATGCTTCACAGATGCCTTACCCCATCGCTCCGACCTGGATGCTGGAGAGGGAAGAGGCCTGTTCCAATCTTCCCGACGGGCCTGAGGACGCCTATTGCGGGCCAGGCGGTTGGCATTGGCTGGGCACGGATGATCAAGGGCGCGATGTGCTCGCCCGGCTTATCTACGGTTTCCGGCTATCGGTGCTCTTTGGCCTGACGCTGACCATCATCTCATCGGTCATCGGCATCGCAGCGGGAGCTGTCCAAGGTTATTTCGGCGGCTGGACGGACCTGTTGTTCCAGCGCTTCATTGAAATCTGGACATCGATCCCCTCGCTCTATCTTCTGCTGATCTTTTCGGCTTTCTTCGTGCCTGGCTTCTGGACCCTACTTTTCATTCTGCTGCTCTTCAGTTGGGTGGCGCTGGTGGGGCTGGTGCGCGCGGAGTTTTTGCGTGGGCGCAACCTTGAATATGTGCGCGCCGCGCGCGCTCTGGGGCTTTCGGACGTGCGGATCATGTTCCGCCACATCCTGCCCAACGCGATGGTCGCGACCGTCACTTTCCTGCCGTTCATCTTGTCCGGCTCGATCACCACGCTGACCGCGCTTGATTTTCTAGGCCTCGGCCTGCAAGGCGATGCGCCCTCGCTGGGCGAGTTGCTAGCGCAGGGCAAGGAAAACCGAAACGCGCCGTGGCTTGGGCTCACCGGCTTCATGACCATCTCGATCATGCTCTCGCTGCTCATCTTTATCGGCGAGGCGGTGCGCGATGCCTTCGATCCGCGAAAGGTTGAGGGATGA
- a CDS encoding ABC transporter ATP-binding protein, with protein MSAPLLQVNDLSVAFRSGEEVNTVVDRVSFDVAMGETVALVGESGSGKSVSALSVLQLLPYPAASHPSGSIQFDGQELLGADDKQLRSVRGNDISMIFQEPMSSLNPLHSVERQVGEVLKVHQGMRDEAARVRTLELLDRVGIRDPESRLRSYPHQLSGGQRQRVMIAMALANTPKLLIADEPTTALDVTVQAQILRLLVELQQELGMAMLFITHDLGIVRRLAKTVNVMQGGQIVETGSVAEVFSNPQHDYTQMLLSTEPSGAPLGKPDEGITLAADDLKVWFPIKKGVLRRTVDHIKAVDGVDLTIRQGETLGIVGESGSGKTTLGLALLRLTESKGAIRFKDIDITSHGTKQMRPLRSELQVVFQDPFGSLSPRMSVSDIIEEGLLIHHPKMGYLERDQEIIAALEEVGLDPETRFRYPHEFSGGQRQRISIARALVLKPRVILLDEPTSALDMSVQAQVVDLLRDIQKKHNLAYLFISHDLKVVRALSHRILVMKDGKVVESGTREEIFDNPKEPYTRELIAAAFDETMLAAE; from the coding sequence ATGAGCGCCCCGTTGCTTCAGGTGAACGATCTCTCGGTGGCCTTTCGCTCCGGAGAGGAAGTCAACACGGTCGTTGATCGCGTCTCCTTCGATGTTGCCATGGGCGAGACCGTCGCCCTGGTCGGCGAGTCCGGGTCCGGCAAATCGGTGTCCGCACTCTCGGTCCTGCAACTGCTGCCTTACCCCGCCGCCTCACACCCCTCCGGCTCCATTCAGTTCGATGGGCAAGAGCTTCTCGGCGCTGACGACAAGCAGTTGCGGTCCGTACGTGGCAATGACATCTCGATGATCTTTCAGGAGCCGATGTCCTCGCTCAACCCGCTGCACAGTGTGGAGCGGCAGGTGGGCGAGGTGCTGAAAGTCCATCAAGGCATGCGTGATGAAGCCGCCCGGGTGCGCACGCTGGAACTGCTTGACCGCGTCGGTATTCGCGATCCGGAAAGCCGCCTGCGCAGCTATCCACACCAGCTCTCCGGCGGCCAACGTCAGCGCGTGATGATCGCCATGGCGCTGGCCAACACGCCCAAACTGCTGATCGCTGATGAGCCGACCACGGCACTTGATGTCACCGTTCAGGCGCAGATCCTGCGGCTGCTGGTGGAGCTCCAGCAGGAGCTTGGCATGGCAATGCTGTTCATCACCCATGATCTTGGAATCGTGCGGCGTTTGGCGAAAACCGTGAACGTGATGCAAGGCGGCCAGATCGTTGAAACAGGGTCCGTCGCCGAGGTGTTTTCCAACCCGCAGCACGATTACACGCAGATGCTGCTTTCCACCGAACCCTCTGGTGCGCCGCTCGGCAAACCGGACGAGGGCATCACGTTGGCCGCCGATGATCTCAAAGTCTGGTTCCCGATCAAGAAAGGCGTGTTGCGCCGCACCGTCGATCACATCAAGGCGGTCGATGGCGTCGACCTTACGATCCGCCAAGGCGAGACGTTGGGTATTGTCGGCGAGTCCGGCTCGGGCAAGACGACGCTGGGTCTAGCGCTCCTGCGATTGACGGAGTCCAAAGGCGCGATCCGCTTCAAGGACATAGACATCACCAGCCATGGCACCAAGCAGATGCGCCCGCTGCGCAGCGAGCTTCAGGTGGTGTTTCAAGATCCCTTTGGCTCGCTATCACCGCGCATGTCGGTCTCCGATATCATCGAAGAGGGGCTGCTGATCCATCATCCGAAGATGGGCTATTTGGAGCGCGACCAAGAGATTATCGCAGCGCTGGAAGAGGTGGGTCTCGACCCTGAAACCCGCTTCCGCTACCCGCACGAGTTTTCCGGTGGCCAACGTCAACGCATCTCGATCGCCCGCGCGCTTGTGCTGAAACCGCGCGTGATCCTGCTGGATGAGCCGACATCAGCCCTTGATATGAGCGTGCAGGCGCAGGTGGTCGATCTACTGCGCGATATCCAGAAAAAGCACAATCTGGCCTATCTCTTCATCAGTCACGACCTCAAAGTCGTGCGCGCCCTCTCGCACCGGATTCTCGTGATGAAGGATGGTAAGGTGGTGGAATCGGGCACACGCGAGGAAATCTTCGACAACCCCAAAGAGCCCTACACCCGCGAACTGATTGCTGCGGCGTTCGACGAGACGATGCTGGCGGCAGAGTAA
- a CDS encoding multidrug efflux SMR transporter: MHWALLATGVAIEILATTSLKLSDGFTKLGFAGLTLVCFGLAFYVMSLVVRTMPVGIAYSVWAGGGIAGVTVVGLLAFGQSLDGFAYLGIGLIIAGVIILSALSSTASG, encoded by the coding sequence GTGCACTGGGCCCTACTCGCGACTGGAGTCGCGATTGAAATTCTAGCAACGACGTCGCTAAAGCTGTCGGACGGTTTCACCAAACTCGGTTTTGCTGGCCTGACTCTGGTCTGCTTCGGGCTGGCCTTTTATGTCATGTCGCTTGTCGTGCGTACCATGCCAGTTGGGATTGCCTATTCGGTTTGGGCAGGCGGCGGTATCGCTGGGGTAACGGTGGTCGGCCTGTTGGCCTTTGGTCAGTCGCTAGACGGCTTTGCCTATCTGGGCATTGGTCTGATCATCGCTGGGGTCATCATATTGAGCGCACTGTCATCGACCGCGAGCGGTTAG
- a CDS encoding NAD(P)/FAD-dependent oxidoreductase translates to MENAQSTADFDVIVIGSGMGGMTTATALARFDHKVLLLEQAQAIGGLTHSFSRNGFTWDVGLHYCGTFGPDQFAGGILDWLSGGTIEFRSVGTVYDTLHFPDDVEIAVGRPADAYKMELEERFPDNAAEIDAYFEALLAAEEAGQMVGAERAMPDQFRSAHHWWNRRKLERWCGRTTSQVIDSLVTNPQLAAVLSAQWGTYGGRPEEASFAIHGVVMGHYLEGASYPVGGAGAIAQGLVPVIEAAGGSARAATPVSELIVDDGKAVGVQTSTGEEFRAPTIVSAIGAGETVKHLLPEDLAQSDWAKEVSAFKPSICHFELYLGFEGDISKHGATRSNHWFFETWDNGNGIWSGAEGDPIHTMFVSFPSLKDPDHEPGPSEKHTGDIMVLADWSAVAEFADGGAADRPEDWTALKQRVEAQMLAFFTNKFPALAPLITYQELGTPLATALYTGHNNGGFYGIETTPRRMLSEAFNVRTPIPGLFLSGQDVMCPGISGALAGGMFGAAAVDPRVFQKLR, encoded by the coding sequence ATGGAAAACGCACAATCAACAGCCGACTTCGACGTCATTGTCATCGGCTCAGGCATGGGCGGCATGACAACCGCTACGGCTTTAGCCCGTTTCGACCACAAGGTGCTGCTTTTGGAGCAGGCCCAGGCGATCGGTGGGCTAACCCATTCATTCAGCCGGAATGGTTTCACCTGGGATGTTGGCCTGCATTATTGCGGCACGTTTGGACCCGATCAGTTTGCCGGTGGCATTCTTGACTGGCTGAGCGGCGGGACCATCGAGTTTCGCTCTGTCGGAACGGTCTATGACACGCTTCATTTCCCTGACGATGTCGAGATCGCTGTTGGTCGTCCCGCCGACGCGTACAAGATGGAACTCGAAGAACGGTTTCCGGACAATGCAGCGGAGATTGACGCCTATTTCGAGGCGCTGTTGGCCGCCGAGGAGGCCGGGCAGATGGTCGGGGCCGAACGGGCTATGCCCGATCAGTTCCGTTCTGCGCACCATTGGTGGAACCGAAGAAAACTCGAGCGCTGGTGCGGTCGCACCACCAGCCAAGTCATCGACAGCCTGGTCACCAATCCGCAGCTGGCCGCTGTCCTGTCAGCGCAGTGGGGCACCTATGGTGGTCGCCCTGAGGAGGCAAGTTTTGCCATTCATGGCGTTGTCATGGGCCACTACCTTGAGGGGGCTTCCTATCCGGTGGGTGGCGCTGGGGCGATCGCACAGGGTCTTGTTCCCGTTATTGAAGCAGCTGGTGGAAGCGCCAGGGCCGCAACGCCTGTCAGCGAGCTGATTGTTGACGATGGCAAAGCGGTCGGTGTTCAGACAAGCACGGGCGAGGAGTTCAGGGCGCCCACCATTGTTTCAGCGATCGGTGCCGGGGAGACGGTGAAGCATTTGCTGCCGGAAGACCTGGCGCAAAGCGATTGGGCCAAAGAGGTTTCTGCCTTCAAGCCTTCGATCTGCCACTTTGAGCTCTATCTCGGTTTTGAGGGCGATATCTCCAAACATGGCGCGACACGCTCCAACCATTGGTTTTTCGAGACCTGGGACAACGGCAATGGCATTTGGTCAGGTGCCGAGGGTGATCCGATCCACACCATGTTTGTCTCATTCCCTTCGCTTAAGGACCCCGACCATGAACCTGGCCCGAGCGAGAAGCATACCGGCGACATCATGGTCTTGGCAGATTGGTCAGCCGTTGCCGAGTTTGCCGATGGCGGTGCGGCGGATCGACCTGAGGATTGGACCGCTTTGAAGCAGCGCGTTGAAGCCCAAATGCTGGCGTTCTTTACCAACAAGTTTCCAGCGCTTGCGCCTCTAATTACCTATCAGGAACTTGGCACGCCTCTCGCGACGGCATTGTACACCGGGCATAACAATGGCGGGTTCTATGGCATCGAAACCACGCCGCGCCGCATGTTGTCGGAGGCATTCAATGTGCGAACGCCCATCCCGGGATTGTTCCTGTCGGGTCAAGACGTGATGTGCCCAGGAATTTCCGGTGCGCTTGCAGGTGGCATGTTTGGCGCAGCTGCCGTTGATCCGCGCGTTTTCCAGAAGCTGCGATAA
- a CDS encoding saccharopine dehydrogenase NADP-binding domain-containing protein encodes MAKRQHDIVLWGATGATGRRAAHHLARRCKESGLRLAIGGRNPVKLEAVRNDLPDAGRGIEVLLGDSHDAAFMDALAKQTRVVASTVGPFALYGSALVAACVANGTHYCDLTAEPQWMRAMIDTHQLAARKTGARIVHACGHDSIPSDLGVQFLQESALARHGQPCKRVATRVTRMKGGFSGGTAASFLNAMRVRETDPEFGRLSQDPYALCPESQRQGPDGPDLMMPIEVTWDAHLNAWTKPYFMGPMNAKVVRRTNAILGYPYGRDFRYEETGLTRAGIGGWAAAARDTVFGRLFLTAMAIPATRKLLQRHVLPKPGEGPSKEVREGGSYELVLVGELPDETVLMARITGQGDPGVRSTTLMLTEAALCLAEDGGKIAVGGGFWTPAAAMGELLRERIREHAGLTFEILADQEQLTAVSA; translated from the coding sequence ATGGCCAAGCGCCAGCATGACATCGTTCTGTGGGGTGCCACGGGCGCTACAGGGCGCCGCGCTGCGCACCATCTGGCAAGGCGCTGCAAGGAAAGCGGCCTGAGGCTGGCCATCGGGGGTCGAAACCCGGTCAAACTCGAAGCAGTGCGCAACGACTTGCCCGATGCCGGTCGCGGTATCGAAGTGCTGCTTGGCGACAGCCACGATGCTGCGTTTATGGATGCCCTGGCAAAACAGACGCGGGTGGTTGCGTCGACGGTCGGCCCTTTTGCGCTTTACGGAAGCGCGTTGGTGGCCGCCTGTGTGGCAAACGGCACGCACTACTGCGATTTGACGGCAGAACCCCAATGGATGCGTGCGATGATCGATACGCATCAGCTGGCCGCTAGAAAAACTGGCGCCCGTATCGTGCATGCGTGTGGGCATGACTCGATCCCGTCCGATCTCGGCGTGCAGTTCCTTCAAGAGTCGGCTCTGGCGAGGCATGGCCAGCCCTGCAAGCGCGTTGCAACGCGTGTAACGCGGATGAAGGGCGGCTTCAGCGGCGGAACGGCTGCCAGTTTTCTCAACGCGATGCGGGTGCGTGAAACCGACCCTGAGTTCGGTCGACTATCCCAAGACCCTTACGCTCTCTGCCCCGAAAGCCAGCGCCAGGGACCGGACGGTCCCGACCTTATGATGCCGATTGAGGTGACCTGGGATGCCCATCTGAACGCGTGGACCAAGCCCTATTTCATGGGGCCGATGAACGCCAAGGTGGTACGCCGCACCAACGCGATTTTGGGTTACCCGTATGGCCGCGACTTCCGCTACGAGGAGACTGGACTAACCCGCGCTGGCATCGGCGGCTGGGCGGCGGCGGCGCGCGATACGGTTTTTGGCCGCCTGTTTCTGACCGCCATGGCCATCCCTGCGACGCGCAAGTTGCTTCAACGCCATGTGCTGCCGAAACCCGGCGAGGGACCGAGCAAAGAGGTCCGCGAGGGCGGCTCATATGAGTTGGTGCTGGTGGGAGAGTTGCCAGATGAAACAGTCTTGATGGCGCGCATCACAGGGCAAGGCGATCCTGGCGTACGCTCAACAACGCTGATGCTCACCGAAGCAGCGCTTTGCCTGGCCGAGGATGGAGGCAAAATCGCTGTTGGTGGCGGTTTTTGGACACCAGCTGCTGCCATGGGTGAGCTGTTGCGCGAACGGATCAGGGAGCATGCTGGGCTAACCTTCGAGATCCTGGCTGATCAGGAGCAACTCACCGCTGTATCGGCCTGA
- a CDS encoding 2TM domain-containing protein yields the protein MDHAKARRRAEAKYSFFVHAAVYAAVMVLLVVINVVTDPGFIWFIWPLIGWGFAVVLHGLRVFVLADRSDIVDAMTERELRHLAAGGTDENRYLKTLE from the coding sequence ATGGACCACGCCAAGGCCAGAAGGCGTGCTGAGGCCAAATACAGTTTCTTTGTTCACGCGGCCGTTTATGCCGCAGTGATGGTGTTGTTGGTTGTCATCAACGTGGTGACCGATCCGGGTTTCATCTGGTTCATCTGGCCATTGATCGGTTGGGGCTTCGCAGTTGTACTGCACGGATTACGGGTCTTCGTGCTGGCCGATAGAAGCGACATCGTCGACGCTATGACCGAGCGCGAGTTGCGCCACTTGGCAGCAGGCGGAACCGATGAAAACCGGTACCTGAAGACGCTGGAGTGA
- a CDS encoding VOC family protein, with amino-acid sequence MKSTQYYPVIQTMDVAGTTAFYVENLDFKPTFESDWYVHLQSSEDEKVNIAVLRGDHETIPEEGRGTITGLILNFEVEDPDAVYERAQKAELPILKTLRDEPFGQRHFITKDPNGVLIDVIKPIPPSPEFLAQYAAEAVPA; translated from the coding sequence ATGAAAAGCACTCAGTACTATCCCGTCATCCAAACCATGGATGTGGCCGGGACGACCGCCTTCTATGTCGAGAATCTTGACTTCAAACCGACGTTTGAGAGCGACTGGTACGTTCACTTGCAGTCCAGCGAGGATGAGAAGGTCAACATCGCCGTGCTGCGCGGCGACCATGAGACGATCCCTGAAGAGGGTCGCGGCACCATCACTGGTCTGATCTTGAACTTCGAAGTTGAAGATCCGGACGCCGTCTATGAGCGCGCGCAGAAGGCCGAGCTGCCGATCTTAAAAACCCTGCGCGACGAACCCTTCGGCCAGCGCCACTTCATCACCAAAGACCCCAATGGCGTGCTGATCGATGTGATCAAGCCGATCCCGCCATCGCCGGAGTTCTTGGCGCAATATGCTGCCGAGGCCGTACCAGCTTAG
- a CDS encoding TetR/AcrR family transcriptional regulator, with translation MQEKNVRRSRPVRSNAARTKATREALISAGRALFVEKGYADTATPEIVKAAGVTRGALYHHFDDKTALFLAVVRAEYEAVEAEITVRATSEPKDTIDALMLGSEAYMEAMRAPGRVRLLLLDGPAVLGRLTLDTIDKETSADSLRLGLKAAMEAGEIKPLPLGPLTAQLSAMFERAALGVANGDDESEHLAVLEALLTSLKP, from the coding sequence ATGCAAGAGAAAAATGTACGCCGCTCCCGTCCTGTCCGCTCTAACGCCGCCCGCACCAAGGCCACGCGCGAAGCGCTAATCAGTGCTGGGCGGGCGCTCTTCGTGGAGAAGGGCTATGCCGACACCGCAACGCCCGAGATCGTGAAGGCGGCCGGTGTCACGCGCGGCGCGCTCTACCACCACTTCGACGACAAGACCGCCCTGTTCCTGGCGGTGGTGCGGGCCGAGTACGAAGCGGTGGAAGCGGAGATCACCGTGCGGGCAACCAGCGAACCGAAGGACACGATCGATGCGCTGATGCTCGGAAGTGAAGCCTACATGGAGGCGATGCGTGCGCCCGGTCGGGTGCGCCTCTTGCTGCTCGATGGCCCGGCGGTGTTGGGTCGATTGACACTCGACACAATCGATAAGGAAACGTCCGCCGACTCGCTTCGGCTCGGCCTGAAGGCAGCCATGGAGGCTGGCGAGATCAAGCCCCTGCCTTTAGGACCGCTGACAGCGCAGCTCTCGGCCATGTTCGAGCGGGCGGCGCTCGGCGTTGCCAATGGTGATGACGAATCGGAGCACCTTGCAGTTCTAGAGGCGCTACTGACCAGTTTGAAACCTTAG
- a CDS encoding HigA family addiction module antidote protein, with the protein MSEHTTDNPSCIHPGILLLEEFLKPLGISQNRLARDIDVPVSRIAAIVAGQRAITADTAMRLSAYFDTKPELWMKLQAAYEIAVLRTGDWPRIEARIRPYEPVDEPQPARREGEAQMPQVDDFRVTAVS; encoded by the coding sequence ATGAGCGAGCACACGACAGACAATCCATCCTGCATTCACCCAGGCATCCTCCTGTTGGAGGAATTCCTGAAACCGCTTGGCATCAGCCAGAACCGCCTGGCGCGCGATATCGACGTGCCGGTGAGCCGCATTGCGGCGATCGTGGCCGGCCAACGGGCGATCACGGCGGACACGGCGATGCGCCTGTCGGCCTATTTCGATACCAAGCCTGAACTGTGGATGAAGCTGCAGGCGGCCTACGAAATCGCAGTGCTACGCACCGGCGACTGGCCGCGCATCGAAGCGCGCATTCGCCCCTATGAACCAGTGGACGAGCCGCAGCCAGCGCGCCGAGAGGGCGAAGCACAGATGCCACAGGTCGATGATTTCCGCGTGACGGCAGTCAGCTAG